In one Candidatus Methylomirabilis sp. genomic region, the following are encoded:
- a CDS encoding DUF389 domain-containing protein, whose translation MDSKSSWKRPAWADIRALLGSTVNVLRTALAYLLGVSEERKPEIYLRLAQTASLAELNYWLQLVFSCGIATLGLVLNSPAVVIGAMLVSPMMGPIMATGLSLVVGDVYLGFKSLVNIFLSSFMAVCISALLVAFLPFTAVTEEIAARIQPTVLDMAVALLCGLAGAVASCLSRTQVGTAAPGVAIAVALMPPLCVVGFGVGIGFDWPIVKGGGLLFLANLVAIIVTSALVFFTVRMDTDEVQECAFQWEESQATPDSRFAHLVQWVPLYRRVRRVGSLPGRLTIILLFLILIFIPLKQALTRVTREVTIRQEVNKRVKAFAQRGRSAIDAKDTIISEGKIIVLLRISTAELYRQADRERFERETSAVLGAPVELELTQNLASIGEGDTISRLLKPGASVAQSKSKTLMQLTLDLSHRLHQMTTVLPFPPESVLAEMRTVVSDRTGRLGMEVIYLGERDLAPDTQAVINQVIGREAAIADLDVSYRRIAGGVRFRIPFGFGSATPGRRATEAIDRAGRVLAKYPSLAAHLAGNAESDESQRNGKLAEQRAIAVRLSLLERWHIDPKRIIVETGKEPRRAVTIALSQSLSS comes from the coding sequence GTGGACTCTAAGTCTTCTTGGAAGCGCCCTGCTTGGGCTGACATCCGTGCACTGCTTGGGTCCACAGTGAACGTCCTGCGGACGGCTCTGGCCTATCTCCTTGGCGTGAGCGAGGAGAGAAAGCCGGAGATTTATCTTCGGCTGGCTCAGACAGCATCCCTAGCGGAGTTAAACTACTGGCTACAACTTGTGTTCTCTTGTGGTATCGCCACACTCGGGCTGGTCCTCAACAGTCCGGCAGTTGTCATTGGCGCAATGCTGGTTTCGCCCATGATGGGCCCTATCATGGCGACCGGTCTTTCGCTCGTGGTAGGTGATGTGTACCTGGGTTTCAAGTCGCTAGTCAACATCTTCCTCAGCTCCTTCATGGCGGTCTGCATCTCCGCACTCTTGGTAGCGTTCCTACCGTTCACAGCGGTCACAGAAGAGATCGCCGCCAGGATTCAGCCGACAGTGCTCGATATGGCCGTCGCACTGTTGTGCGGGTTGGCTGGAGCCGTGGCCAGTTGTCTCAGCCGGACCCAAGTTGGAACTGCCGCACCTGGTGTTGCGATTGCGGTTGCGCTGATGCCGCCGCTGTGCGTGGTCGGATTCGGGGTTGGCATCGGGTTTGACTGGCCCATTGTGAAAGGCGGTGGACTGTTATTCCTCGCAAATCTGGTGGCTATTATTGTGACTTCGGCGCTCGTCTTTTTTACTGTTCGCATGGATACCGATGAGGTGCAGGAGTGCGCTTTCCAATGGGAAGAGAGTCAAGCGACGCCGGACAGCAGGTTTGCTCATCTGGTGCAGTGGGTGCCTCTCTATCGGAGAGTGAGACGCGTCGGGTCTCTCCCTGGCCGGCTCACGATCATCCTGCTCTTCCTGATCCTGATCTTCATTCCGCTGAAACAAGCCTTGACCCGTGTGACGCGGGAGGTGACCATCCGCCAAGAGGTCAATAAACGCGTGAAGGCGTTTGCGCAGCGTGGGCGTTCGGCGATTGATGCGAAGGACACGATCATCAGCGAAGGTAAGATCATCGTTCTGTTGCGAATTTCGACCGCCGAGCTATATAGGCAAGCGGATCGGGAGCGCTTCGAGCGGGAGACATCGGCTGTCCTGGGGGCGCCGGTTGAGCTGGAGTTGACGCAAAATCTGGCCAGCATCGGCGAAGGCGATACGATCTCGCGGCTGCTGAAGCCCGGCGCGTCGGTGGCTCAGAGCAAATCTAAGACACTCATGCAGCTTACGCTGGACCTGAGCCATCGCCTCCATCAGATGACAACCGTGCTGCCCTTCCCGCCCGAATCGGTTCTCGCGGAGATGCGAACGGTCGTTTCTGACCGCACGGGGCGTCTAGGCATGGAGGTAATCTATTTGGGGGAGCGGGATCTTGCTCCGGACACGCAGGCAGTTATTAACCAAGTGATCGGACGCGAGGCAGCCATCGCCGATCTCGATGTCTCCTATCGGCGCATTGCCGGAGGAGTGCGGTTTCGCATACCGTTTGGATTCGGGTCGGCCACTCCAGGGAGGAGGGCCACGGAAGCTATTGATCGTGCTGGTCGTGTGCTGGCCAAGTACCCCTCGCTCGCCGCGCATCTCGCCGGGAACGCCGAGTCGGACGAGTCGCAGCGAAACGGGAAACTGGCCGAACAACGCGCGATAGCGGTCCGCCTATCGCTCCTGGAGCGTTGGCACATCGACCCCAAACGCATCATCGTGGAGACAGGGAAGGAACCTCGGAGGGCTGTGACCATAGCTCTTTCTCAGTCTTTAAGCTCTTAA